The nucleotide window atatcaataatctcagcatcccgacaagggagatagtcaacaaacaacaagcatcccggcaagggagcaattcaataattctttctctttctttcatttttacttcttatctcactttaccacctgagccaatgctccaaaggggttcaatcatttcatatactttcacgctttatgatatactcgagccaatgctccaagaatgtacaaatcataattcttcctcaaactcttcacactatatgaaatttatcaatttaacaaggaagatgtatcacaaaatccgaataaacacaaataagactcacggtcatgctagactccggtgtataTATACTCGTAaacatgcctatacaccgtactcaacaattagcaaatagcaaacaacactctaatcttattccctcaagccaaagttagaacaaacacttacctcggtccaaagaatagcaatcaaccctcaaatacTGCCTTTCCTTCATAATCTGACTCCGAAACAATGATATCtaggcataattaattcaataatatcaataaagactcgataacaaaatctcatagcttagatatgaagttcctagcattcttccaaaaataccaaaattcgaccccaggcccacatggtccaaacacgaggctcggaccaaaacctgattacccataaCCCTacgagttcaaatatataatttgttttaagatccgaccccaaattgaggttgaatcactcaaaattcccaaaagcctaactctacccaaaacccctaatttctactttGATTTCATGATGTAGGTTTAGAATTTCAGTAATTAATGAAGAAGAGTGAAGGAAATAGATGggaaattacttacccaaaagaCTTTGATGAAGAAGagcttcaaaaatcgcccctaGAGCTTGGAGAAGACAAGTTTTATGAAAATTGGTAGAACTCCCGTAATGGGTCTATTTTGgacttttaaaataactgggcggaATTGCCCTAAGGAAAgggaatgcgatcgcataggggaAGGTAGACTGGTCACTGCGATCGCGGGATGACgagtgcgatcgcatagagggTCAAAGCGGGGCTGGGCCTTTTGTGAATTGCGATCGCAGAAGGGAgtgtgcgatcgcatagaatGAGTTTACAGAGGTACGCGATTGCATAGAACAAAACTGGGCGACTCTAaaataactctacgcgatcgcagacatacctatgcgatcgcatagaagaaaatgacTGGGCACTGACTACAGAAATTCTGCAACACTTCCTAAGGCCAAAAACACCCCGAACCGCCTCCGAatcactcccgagccctcggggctcctaaccaaacacatacactaactcaataacatcctACGAATTtactcgagcgatcaaatcgccaaaataacatcaaaatcaatgaatcaagcctcaaaatcaTCATTTATTCATCAAACTTCATAAACCTTCAAACTtagagttttaggtccgaaacacgtcaaatgacgtccgatttcaaccaaattttacaggaagcgcttaaaccacatataagacctgtaccgggcgccggaaccaaaatacgggcccgctATCAACGCTTTCTAatccattttcatttcaaatttccaaataaatttcagaaaataatttcttttagaaattcatttctcgggctcgggacctcgaatttcgattccgggcatatgcccgagtcctatatttttctatggaccctccgggtccgtttacccaaaatgttgaccaaagtcaactttaaccattttaaagccacaatttatcaaatttcacataatttaacacataagtttttcggctacgcgcccgaactgcgcacgcaaatcgaggaaactaaaggtgaggttttcaaggcctcggaagcacggaaaaagggagaaaaccggtgatgaccctttgggtcgtcacatgtATCATCATTTCCGAGAGTTGATAAATGAAGGAACTCTTTCCCTACAGAAGATACCAGGATCAAAGAACCcgtcagacatgttgaccaaagttgtTGGTGTTGACAAACTGAGGTTGTGCACTGCCTCAGTTAGCCTTCAAGACTGATAGAGTGAAGGCGCCACCAGAGAATAAcaaatctttctttattttctttcttgatgtAACATAGGTTTGAAGGGGAGATTGATAGGACCAAACCTattgttgtatgtgaaagtagacaaaacaaaagaaagaaaaatcaaaaagagatgaaaatatgatgtaagcgcttacatcgacattcttATGATGCAAGCGTTTACatcggcattcttatgatgtaagcgtttacatcggcattcttatgatgtaagcgcttacctcgacagggcattcaaatgcctataaataggggtctacatTTTTATTTGTAGAACATCctaaaacttcttctttctcttttcaattaataaagagctattctttgtgtggctgtggagtaggcaaaaattgtCGAACCACATAAAttgtcttgtcttgtgcaatttattgtttttctctcttaaatatctTTTTCCTTCTATTATCTTGACACGCTTCCTCAACAAATGTAACATTTCATAAAAATGAGAAATCAATGTTAAGATTCACATAAAACAATTAAATGTTATGATCCTTAATTTAACCCATTGTTCTTTCTGGATAGACAGATATCGTTTGTGCGGATAATTGCATCATAAATCcatgaagaaaacaaaaatttcgTCATATAACgagaatattttaattttaattagcCACAACAcaaattatattttaagaaggttaaatcgtggctgtagtgggcacgcggagaggtagaatgcgacctaagaagtattggggagaggtgatcagacaggacatgacgcgacttaggattactgaggacatggcccttgacagggaattatggaggtcgagcattaaggttgtaggttaggggaaagttgtgaatatttctacagcacaatagagtgagactagccagttaggagttagactaagaatgtcattggtcgtctattgatgcagggctttacctgctagtttttactataccagccatctatttcgtatttcgtattctgtatttcatatctcttatattgctgttattttattatgcatttttatgatactaatatatcgtctcctgttgcttttttgagccgagggtcttctggaaacagcatctctacccttcggggtaggggtaaggtctgcgcacatattacccttcccagaccccacttgtgggattatactgggtcgttgttgttgttgttgttatcgtAAATCGTGGTAAACATAAATATTCTTCAGTTTGTTCTCTTCTTGGTTGCGACTAGAAAATAAGTTAGCGTGAAACATTAACATTATGCAATTGTTGGGTCAAATAAATGAAGCCAAGATATCACTCTTTTGTTGGATTAGCCACATAATGAATGTACAAAATCAACTTCCTTGTTCATAAAAAACAGAGAAAAAACGTGACTTGTTTGTAATTAAAATTTGGTGGCTATTTTGATTGTTCTTACACTATATTAATCCTATTTAGATCACATGTAATAAATTCGTCCAACTCACTGCTCCACTTTCtctgagaaaaaagaaaagaaatttaagAAAGAGCCAAAATCTTGGCGTAAAGATTTATCTCATCAAGGTCTACCAGCCCACTTTCTCTCTTATGTCTTATCCTCTCTCCTTCCTAAGCCACCCAACCATTCGTGGAGTAATGATTTTTGGTTGCATTTGTTAGTAATGTTAGTTTCGGAGCAATAACTAAATCAGAAATTTTATTAAATGACGTTAAAATATAAAAAGGTAAATATacggaaaaaaattaaaaaatttgaaaTCTATGTATATAcacataattttaaaattttgacttAACTATAAAGTATAATTTTTCGACAAAAAGGTGTCAAATTAACACCCCTTAGCCTAAGATGGCTCTGCTACTCGTTCGGAGAATCTATTCGTTATTTATTGTCATTCAAACATTTAAAATACTATTGATTAAAAAACTATGATTTGTAAATAGTTTTTGTTGAATTCTAACTATATAAATTCTAACAAAAGTTCAAGAAATTTGCCCCCAAATTTAATGCTTTAATAATATAGTTTTGATGCGTATGCTCTGAACTCTATTAGCACTATATATTTTCTCTTTCTGATACTAATAAAACgtattttttatgatgacaaGCTACTCCTAGAACACAGAAAGAGGAAATTTTTTATTAAACATAAACATACCATACATTCCTAATACGCAGCACCACAATTCCTTTCAAAAATAATTGAATTTGGTGTAATTATTAGGGTAGTAATTACACAGCCTAGTAATTACATAGTTGTGTAATTATGACGATATATTTGTTTGTCATAATGTAATTACTAGTGTACTGTTTGGTTGCACAggtgtaattacacagttagataaaattttaaatgaagtaattatcaaaacttaaacgttaatataataaatatatgcctataaattTTTATAAGTGTAAATGGTATtatatttggtatttaagatgtatgtttttcgtgaatatacattaattagtaataatatatttataactaatattgtaaaaataatttatatatattttctaaattaataatatttaatttagatACTTACAAAAACTAAAAACATATGTTTTGTAAAATATCATGGAATTCATgattgataaaataaattaatatttataaatataatgtcataacattattgaaatgaacaacatgcaatatgagccaatactactaaaacaagtaaattggaaCCATGAATATAACAtaattttaaaatccaaaaaaaaaaatagtttaacatatgtcaaattccaacataataatagTAAGTTCCACTATAACTTAAGATTAggaaacataataagtttataacCACATTACAacgaaattttattttaattgcatcactcattatataccaagtttgttaatgactcattatttctaatattaggaggtgtagtttcaaaaattagaataataaaataaataaaaaaataaaatataagcaatTTCAAGGAATCACTAGAAGTAAAGGtagataaataaaatataaataatgtacaaaaaatatataatttaaaatttcaaaaataaaaataaaaattaaaaattaaaataaaaaatttaaaaatagaaataaaaagttataaagaaataaaaataaaaataaaagggaaataaACTAAAAAGCAACCTTGTAATTACACAGTGTAATTACCACCAATTTTCACCTctgcttgagaattggagagtgtaattaagctctccaattacacccaattccatgttgaccaagtaattacttggccaaACAAACATGTCAAACTATGTAATTACGTCCAAATTCAATTCGTAGGTGGCTTTCCAAACATGCTAACATTGTAATTCTTCAGTTAGTCTAGTAAAATACTTTTACTTCATGCTATTTTTGGATTTACGAAAATGTAAGGAAATGGCACTTAGGATTAATCATTTGGATGGGCAAAATTAAAATTTCCTTGTTCACCAATACAAATTATATTCTCTTggttttattttagatattttcaTCGTACTTAATTAGATCACATGTGGATTAATTTTCCAGCTCAGTTCACCACTTTccattaaaaaaagaagaaaaccgTGAAAAAGGCCAAAAACCTTTAACGTAAAGGTTCATGAAATCCAGACCCAACAAAAAAGGTTCATGAAAATCTCATCTACAGCATTTATCCGCACACCTTCCTGCCCCATATCCTCTCTCCTTCCTAACATGGTGGGGTGGCTATGTCTGTCCCCACTATTCCCACGTGCTTTCTCCTCCCCACTTATATAAACACAAATTTCACTCAAGAGGAGAAGAATCCATTTCCATTCCAACAAATCCAAACGGACCCGACCCGACCCGATCGATTCACCTACCACATGGCCTTAGTACGAGAACGTCGACAGCTCAATCTCCGACTTCCCTTACCGGAGCCCTCCGAACGCCGCCCTCGTTTCCCCTTACCCCTCCCTCCTTCTTCCATCTCCACCACCAACTCCACCGCTAACACCACCACCACAACTGCTCCCACCACTACTATCTCCATCTCGGAACTCGAAAAGCTTAAGGTTCTCGGTCACGGAAACGGCGGAACTGTGTACAAAGTCCGCCACAAACGCACATCCGCAATCTACGCTCTCAAAGTTGTTCACGGCGATAGCGACCCCGAGGTTCGCCGTCAGATCCTCCGTGAAATCTCTATCCTTCGCCGGACGGATTCTCCCTACGTCATCAAGTGTCACGGTGTCATCGACATGCCCGGCGGTGACATCGGTATCCTTATGGAGTACATGAACGTCGGCACACTCGAAAGTCTTTTAAAATCACAAGCAACTTTCACCGAACTGAGCTTAGCAAAAATCGCTAAGCAAGTACTTAGTGGACTCGACTACTTACACAATCACAAAATCATTCATAGAGATTTAAAACCTTCGAACCTTCTAGTAAATCGCGAGATGGAAGTGAAAATCGCCGATTTCGGAGTGAGTAAAATCATGTGCAGGACTTTAGATCCTTGCAATTCATACGTTGGAACTTGTGCTTATATGAGCCCAGAAAGGTTTGATCCAGACACTTATGGAGTTAACTACAACGGTTACGCAGCTGATATTTGGAGTTTGGGCTTGACTTTAATGGAACTATATATGGGCCACTTTCCGTTCCTGCCACCGGGTCAGAGACCGGACTGGGCTACACTAATGTGCGCCATATGCTTCGGTGAGCCGCCCAGTTTGCCGGAAGGGACGTCGGAAAATTTCAGAGATTTTATCGAGTGTTGTTTACAGAAAGAATCCAGTAAAAGGTGGAGCGCTCAGCAACTTTTGCAACATCCGTTTATACTGAGCATCGATTTGAAGTCCACGTAAAAAGGGACAGTTCGAGCAAGCTTAATTAAGACTGGGAAATTGAATAGTTCCGAGTTGTTTGTAAATAGAGAAcgggaacttttttttttttttttttgaattttttgggttAACTTTTTGTATATTCTTCGACTATGAATCTGTGAAATCAGAATCATTCTCTGTACTGGAAAAAGTGCTCCATTTCCATAGCAAAAAAAAATCATCTGTGGAATTTTGGGATATAATGAATCCAATCTTTTTCCAACACTTCAACGAATCTGGCAAGCTTTTGTTTAATTTCCCAATACAAATGCAAACATTTAACCATCATTTGTTCAAGTGATTAAATGAACCTTACAAAATTACCAAATTCTCAAAGTTTTAAGAGATAAGAAATTCAATATGAACACTGTTCCAattccaaaagaacaaaaatagagaCAAAAATGTTTGACATAATTGGCCTCTAATGTCGTCGTACCATACATGGGTTAATTAATTAGTGCGAATATTTTCTCATTGCTcatctcaaaaaataaaataatcaataaaaacCTCTTATTAAAAGGACCCTAGATAATGTATAATATAAACGATGATGCAAGTGTGCGTTTGGAGAGGCTTGTCGTTCTTAGTTGTCATGCTtgactcattttttatttttaacttgtACATAGtactaaattataaaaatcgaTTATGAGGTGCACACAGATACCTCAGACTTTTCCACTAGGGGTGTCCTGATACAGGATAAGCAACCCATAACGTTTGAGAGCCgcaagttaaatgagacggaacacattgtacaacaacaacaacaacccagtgtaatcctacaagtggggtctggggagggtaatatgtacgcagaccttacctctaccccgagaggcagagaggctgtttccaggagaccctcggctcaaagaggcaacaagagacactatattagtactatcaatagactcataataaaacaccataaaataccataaaatccataacataacataaatgcCATAAAAACAAAGTAACAATGTATATCCCACAAAATTGACTAAAAAAAAGGGCCTTTTTCCGATGCAAAGAATGTGGTTGATATGCTCACTAGAGGATTAGCGCTCATATTGGAGGTTGGTACTATTTAAAGAAGATATTTCAAAACTCATGATATATCTGAATAaaggtaatattgtatatatttcGATATTGGAACATAATAACTCATAACTTAGCTAGGTTTCCATATTTTGAGAGAATGTTTTCCCTCGTTAGATCGTTAGATACACATTTTCTTTAAATGTTTAATGGAAAAAAGTTAAAGAGAGATACACACACATAATCATATAAATCTGAGATCGCTGCAGCaatctaaatattttaaattctaaATTCACGTCTGCACATAATTATGATTGCATCATCACGAATTTGTTAAAGATTAATTCTCATATTACACTATGCCATTAATAATATCCACAAAAAGTTATCACAAAGAGCTCGTCTtgtaatctatatctatactatattaaaagcacgaatgccCTTAATGAAATGTTACCCTTTAAAAAAAGATTTCACATTGAACAGAAttgtaatttaaattattttcataatattcaggactttaaaattaattaaaacttatcaaatattttctttgttgaaATATTTATGGGTCCTaatttttaggaatttaaaatcaTTTATAATTTACCTTACAATTCTTTTCCTAATTGAAGTATATAACATAAGTATAATTAGTCGTACTAAAATTGGAAATATTTTAAGGCAAAACTTTGGCTCTACTTGTCAAGAAGACAAGTAAAAAAGAGTCTCTAGGCATAAATTTTTATCTCAAAATATATAATTCGTTTATGATGTTTTAtctaatatttaatatatatatattcaattttagACAAAACGCTATTCCAAATGAAATGCCATTATTCTTTTTTCAGTTATTTAACAAATGACAAATTCATATATCActtatatatttaattatttaatataaaatattaaGATTAGTCATTTTTAGATTTTATGTTATCGCATATCAGTGTGAGCTATAAGGCTaaccttttcattcccattagttcaaaagattcaaattttaaatttgttttggttgaaattttttgaagaagtACTTTATGTTTTTTTGGTATTAGGTcctaaatataacaattattttttataaaatattcccACATAAGTCATGGTAAGGTCTAGGAATTTATGTGGCCAGGATTTCTTTCATTATTGAGTTAGTTAAATGGGGTCAACGTTCGTTATTTTTAGGATTCTTATatttttatgtagtttttattttataagtcAGACATatagtttaataatatttatataaatttttaaaatacaTATTCATTGATATATGGTACACGCACAAATCACATAACTTAGCAAAATATCGTTcgcttttttactctttaaaactAGAGTTCACAcagagaaaaataattatttaattatttttcctaatatttagtaataataatttaattaatgctaTAATCATTAggattttgaaattaattaatatttgcatattcaatctttctttatttgaactatattgaaaatactaatatttagaactttaatcATTAAAATATTACTTATATAAATCTATACTTAATTATCCGAAAATAATAAACAATATAAATGAAGaagatatataaaaatattaaaggaagagGAAGCATGGGTTTGGGTTATTaatagaggtggaggtcgaagtGTTTTTGGAAACTTTTTATACGAATTGATTCATAAGAAActcttttatattaaaatattttatagtatacaatatatttCGTTAATAATAGTATTCTATATTATATATTTAGctttcaaatattttaaattaacaATTATAATTTCTTAGAATATTCATCATAAACAAAATAAGATACTCCAAAATTATCAATTATTCCAACAAGATTACTTATAAGATATTAACAATTGTGTATAATCTTAAATTTTGCTGAATAGAAGTGGGTTTCTTGACTACAATTATTATGATTTTTAAAAGGCGTTTCGATagtaaattttataaaattgattcTTAATTCTTTGAGATCTGCAAAGAATTTTCATTCCTTTTTGAACATGTCATGCATGGATAATTTTTTACCTAATTGATTTTTACTACTTGAAAAAAGATTCTTATTGAACAAAATATGATCAGCTATACACAATCAATATTCATCATCTTCaggaatttatatttttatttataactcaaagaaaaatttaaataaatttttttgtgAGATAGAGTACATGCGCAAAACGTGTACACTAATACTAGTATATATAAATGAATCAATGCTTATGAGGTATATGTCGATGACTCATTAGCTTTTATTCATTTCTCAATATACAATAATTACCAGTTTTAAGTCATCATATATATTCTGCACTTAAAAAAGAAatgtatatactatattaaaagcacgaaggcccttagcgaaatgtcattcgccttttttaccctttaaaattgaagttcacactagacaaaatagtcatttaattattctcctaATATTTAGTTCTTGAAATTGACTAAATTTTttgttattaaattattttccattgaacACTAGGTAGGAAACCCtaaaatttaggactttaaagTCAATTAAAACTTTACTTAacttaaatattttccttatttattataattCTTACATGTTGCTTTCATGGATATATATTCTGTGAAAAAAGTAAATAACGtgtgttttaaataaaattaaagtaaataACTGATCCATCAATTTTATGTCTAATATTTAAAAAGGCACGTAAGAAATAGTGCATTTAAGTCAtagttttgattttaaaaaaattaaaacattaaTGATAATTCATATTAAGGTGGCATGAATTTAGACTTTAAAAAGCAATTGTGacattctattttcttttaacaataaGGGCGTAGAATTTGAAATATACTTACAAGTTTTGTCCATTTTTATTGTCTAAATATTAAGAAATAATCAAATGATAATCTTTTTTAAATGTGACATTATTTTAAATGGTAGAATAAGTTAATCAATATATATTTTGTACACAAAAATAGGAATATAAAAAGAACATATATATGTAATTGGTCGCGAGTAAAAGTACTTTAGAAAGAAATTTTAGGTAAAATAAGATActaattgagaaaaaaaaatataaaaattgttcATAATAATCGAGTTCGGATGCCTATATGATTATTAAGTTATTAATAGAATAAGGTTACAACTTTAGCAGTACCGTAAAATGAGTAAAGATAAACAAAAATTAATTGTTGGTAAACTATCTtacataaattttttaataagtAACATGAAATATACATGTAATGTATGTACCAAAGTCCTCAAGTaaagttgaatgatttttttACCTTTCAATCAAACGATACTCCTATAACTTTTTTTGTACAATAAAGCAAGCAAGCAAGAGAAACTATTGAAGGAAGAACTATTAGACTAGATCAAACTCCTAAGGAAGAACTACTCTTAATTTTATATAATAACataaacatatttttgaatattatttatttaatttataaaattttatttttcattaacaCGAGGGACACGCGCAACGCGTGTATGCtaaaactagtatatatatacttgtaAACAATGTTATCCTGTTTTTCTCCAACCCCTTTATTAAGAAcaaaataattgaattaaaagtttaagttttaAGCTATTCCACTATACATTTAACAAATGGCAGTTGAAAGCACAAGCAATATTATACAAATAATAAGAAATAGGAGATTGGGGGCGTTTTCTTTACGTGCATCATTATCGATAGAAGGCTACAAGTAGTGAAGTAGATTCCTGATAACTTCTAAAAGTTCTTTAGCCGTCGGACAATTACAAAATGATAGCAACACATGGCCTATAGGGCCAATTTTCTCCAATTGCGTAGCTGCTtttataataatgataataataactaCCTATATATGGCCACAGGGCAAGTGGTGATGTTCTTGGCGGCTTCCTGCTTATCCATCCTACTTAGTTACATTTCAAAATATCGTCTCGACTTCACCATATCCGAAGACCCCAGAACTATCTGAAAATTCTTAACTGAAATTGTTCAGAAATGTCAATGGGTTGTAGTATAGCTTTGGACTGTGTCTAGATTTCCTATGTGCGCCATATATACAACGAACTATATATTTGTATTATTCAC belongs to Nicotiana tabacum cultivar K326 chromosome 6, ASM71507v2, whole genome shotgun sequence and includes:
- the LOC107819291 gene encoding mitogen-activated protein kinase kinase 9, which gives rise to MALVRERRQLNLRLPLPEPSERRPRFPLPLPPSSISTTNSTANTTTTTAPTTTISISELEKLKVLGHGNGGTVYKVRHKRTSAIYALKVVHGDSDPEVRRQILREISILRRTDSPYVIKCHGVIDMPGGDIGILMEYMNVGTLESLLKSQATFTELSLAKIAKQVLSGLDYLHNHKIIHRDLKPSNLLVNREMEVKIADFGVSKIMCRTLDPCNSYVGTCAYMSPERFDPDTYGVNYNGYAADIWSLGLTLMELYMGHFPFLPPGQRPDWATLMCAICFGEPPSLPEGTSENFRDFIECCLQKESSKRWSAQQLLQHPFILSIDLKST